One window of the Epinephelus moara isolate mb chromosome 22, YSFRI_EMoa_1.0, whole genome shotgun sequence genome contains the following:
- the mrpl24 gene encoding probable 39S ribosomal protein L24, mitochondrial, with the protein MRLTALLAMAARVVVPKDYRYGTNRPWTQAAKRLNPPGLRRRKVFVEPVDWSVFKGDTVEILAGKDKGKIGKVIQVFRKRNWVIVEGLNAHYRYIGKTQDYRGTYIVSEAPILLRDVTLIDPSDRKPTEVEWRFTEEGERVRVSVRTGRIIPKPVVERRDGIVPQQWKDGPKDTSPEDTLEKTFVPSLKTLEEEVMEKLGIQETRRHRRSYWY; encoded by the exons ATGAGGCTGACCGCTCTCCTGGCGATGGCAGCCAGGGTTGTTGTGCCCAAAGATTACCGCTACGGCACCAACAGACCGTGGACACAGGCTGCtaagaggctgaatcctcccgggctgaggaggaggaaggtgtTTGTGGAGCCTGTAGACTGGTCTGTGTTCAAAGGGGACACG GTTGAGATTCTCGCAGGGAAGGACAAAGGCAAGATTGGAAAAGTGATCCAAGTCTTCAGAAAGAGAAACTGGGTTATAGTGGAGGGCCTGAATGCA CATTACAGGTATATTGGAAAAACTCAGGATTACCGTGGGACCTATATTGTCAGTGAGGCTCCCATCCTGCTGCGCGATGTTACACTCATTGACCCCTCAGACAG GAAGCCCACTGAGGTGGAGTGGAGATTCACAGAGGAGGGTGAAAGAGTCCGAGTGTCTGTCAGGACGGGCCGAATCATCCCGAAACCTGTTGTAGAGCGACGAGATGGCATCGTGCCACAGCAGTGGAAAG ATGGTCCGAAAGACACCAGTCCAGAAGACACTCTAGAAAAAACCTTTGTACCGTCTCTAAAAACCCTGGAGGAGGAAGTGATGGAGAAACTGGGCATCCAGGAGACCAGAAGGCACCGAAGGTCCTACTGGTACTGA